Below is a genomic region from Rhodohalobacter sp. 614A.
ACCTGATTAAAGCCGGAGTTATTGATCCGACTAAAGTTACCAGAACTGCTCTTGAAAACGCAGCTTCTGTAGCCGGACTCATGCTTACAACCGAAGCTGTTGTTGTAGACAAACCTTCTAAGAAAGGTGATGACGACAATGACGGTGGCGGAATGCCAGGTGGAATGCCCGGCGGCATGGGCGGAATGGGCGGCATGATGTAAAATCATCCCCCCGTTTTAACTCCTTTTAAAGGACGTCAACAAAACCCCGTTTCAGATTCTGAGGCGGGGTTTTTTATTTGTAATTCAACAAACTCTACGTTGAAGCTTTTATGATTTCAGCGATCACAAACTCTCGTTATTTAAATGATTTCTGAGGAAATGGGATATCGTGGATTTTGGGGCGAGCTGCAGAATCAGCATAAAAATGAGTAAACTTCTGAAGATTTATACCGATTTTTTGTACATTCACAAGTCCTGATTTAATCAGGAAGAAGGGCATTAGCTATTTCTTGCCAAAATCGAAGAAAAGATCACTGTAGATTTCTATTCTCTATGGATCAAATTGTAGGAGTTTCAAAGAGTATTTTTGAGCTCTATTTGTCAAAGCATACGTTTACATTACTTTTTTGCTCAATCGTTTTCAGTATTGTGTCTTGTACCAGTACGGGGCAACTCTCTGAAAGTGCAAGTACATCTCACACCTCTTTCAAACCGGAAAAAACGGAAACAGAAGAACGTCTTGAAGAAGTGTATTGGGCCAAGGTGGAAAGTGCTAAAATGAACTTTACCCAAGCCGATGTGGATTTTATGGTGGGGATGATTGCGCATCATTCTCAGGCTCTTATTATGTCGGATTTAGCTCCCAAAAACGAAGCCGGCTCAATGGTTCAAACTCTTGCCGCAAGAATCATTAATGCTCAAAAAGATGAAATTGCATCAATGCAAAGGTGGCTGCGTGAACGAAATCAGCCTGTCCCCAAGGTTCATATCGATGGCCTGACGCTTACAATCACGATGGAATCTCCCGAAGGCCAATCTTCAGGACACGAGCATATGGAGCATTCTCATTCAGCCCATGCCGGACCCGATCATTCAGGTATGCCTGGTATGCTCACACAAGATCAACTCAATGAATTGGCCGGGCTCAACGGAGATGCATTTGATCAGGCTTTCCTTACGTATATGATATCGCATCATGAGGGCGGTGTAACAATGGTAAAAGAACTTTTTAATACAGATGGTGCCGCTTTGGACCATCAGGCTTTTCGTCTGGCATCCGATATTCAGGTGGATCAAACTACAGAAATTGAGCGAATGGAACTCATGCTTCAAAACATGAAGGGCTCTTAAAGCACTTTGGACTTCTCTTAACTAATAATCAACATCCAGTACGCTACATGAATAAAAAGATATCTTTTGTGAACTTTCTGATGAAGGTTTGTACGGTTAAAAAACTATCCATTTTAATAATGATAACGGCATTTGCAGGGTTGATAAGCTGCTCTACCTCAGAAAATGCCCAGCAACGAAATCAATCAACAATTCCACAGCTTTCGGAAGCGCCCCGTCCGGTTCCTGATCCACGGGTTGGATTGCAAGCGGGAGTTTTTGATGCAGAAGAAGCAATATGGAATCTTCGTAAAATGTCATCCACACCACCGACGGAAGATTTTCTCGGTGCCGTAAATTCCGACCTTGCTTTTAAAGGTAATTATGTGATCCAGGGGAATTATAATGGATTTATGGTGTGGGATCTCACCAATCCTGAAGATCCGCAACTGGTAGTTGATTATTTGTGCCCGGCATCCCAAAGTGACGTATCCGTGTACGAAGATCTGCTGTTTGTGTCTGGCGAGGGTTTAGGAGGCAGGCTTGATTGTGGCTCGGAAGGAGTGCCTGAAACGGTAAGTGAAGTTCGTCTGCGGGGGATCAGAATTTTTGATATTTCCGATATAAAAAATCCGAAGTATATCTCGAATGTTCAAACCTGTCGTGGATCACACACACATTCTGTACTGAAAGATCCCGATGATAATGAAAACGTATACGTTTATGTTTCCGGTTCTGCAATGGTTCGGCCGGAAGAGGAGCTTCCGGGCTGCTCGGATTTACTTCCCGAAGATGATCCAAACAGTGCTCTTTTCAGAATTGAAGTGATACAAGTTCCACTTTCAAATCCTGAAGAAGCAGCCATCGTAAATTCACCGAGAATTTTTGAAGATTTGGAAGCGGCACCTTCTCACGGACTTGCACCTGCAGATCTTGAAGAGATTGAACAAGCTAAAGCCGATGGCAAGTTTGTTGGTCACTTTTACGGTCGCGAGCGTATCATTTCGGGTCGGTTTATTACAGAGCTTTTGAATGAAATTGTAGAAGAACGCGGCGGAAATGGTGACCCCACAGCAGCGGACAGTTCCGCTTTGAGAGAAAATCTTCAGGAAATGTTAGATGAGCGAATGGCTGAAAGAAGTACTGGAGAAGATGATCGGGGGCCCAATCAGTGTCATGATATTACTCTTTATCCCGAAATTGGTTTGGCCGGTGGCGCTTGCGAAGGATATGGTTTATTGCTGGATATTTCCGATCCTGTTAAACCTGTTCGGGTGGATGCCGTAGCCGATTCTAATTTTGCATACTGGCACTCGGCCACCTTCAACAACGACGGTTCTAAAGTACTTTTTACCGATGAATGGGGAGGTGGAACCCAGCCAAAATGTCGGGCAACCGATCCGATGGAATGGGGAGCCAATGCAATCTTTACAGTTGAGAAAGATAGCATGAATTTCAAGAGTTACTATAAAATGCCGGCCGCTCAAACACCACAGGAAAATTGTGTGGCACATAACGGTTCTCTGATTCCGATTCCCGGCCGGGATATTATGGTTCAGTCATGGTACCAGGGTGGCGTCAGTATTTTCGATTGGACCGATCCCGAAAATCCAATCGAGATTGCATATCATGATCGCGGTCCTGTTCATGCAGAACAACCAGTTCTGGCTGGAAGCTGGTCCGTATATTGGTACAATGGAATGATTGTGAGCTCAGAAATTGCCCGGGGTCTCGATATTTTTGAACTGACCCCCAGTGATTTTCTGACTGAAAATGAAATTGCAGCGGCAAACACTGTTAAGCTTACATACCTGAATGCACAGGGACAGCCGAAATATGTTTGGCCTCCTACATTTGAGTTGATGCATGCCTATTTGGATCAACTTCAAAGAGAGCGCGAACATGATTTGGATTTTATCGAATCAATCCGCGATGGCCTTGATAAAGCTGAAGAGGCAAATGGATCCGAAAAAGCTCTTTTGTTGAATCAGCTTGCCCGTCAATTGGAAGTAGAAGCCAACGGCTCAACCCATAAATCAAAAACAAGAGTGTTGGCCCGGACCATGAAAACCATGAGTTCAAAGATTTAAGGAAACTCAGTTTAGAAAAAAGCTGATTCTATCAAGGATCAGCTTTTTTTATTTAAACCTGTTTCGGGAGGATCAGGTTTAATATCCTTGAGAAGAAGTTTGTAAAAAAAATTACCGGTTTTTGTAAATCCTATCTTCCGCTTCTTTTTTAGACGAGATTGTTTAAATTTTACAAATACCATATTGCTCAATAAAGCCTTAAGAACATGAAAGAACATAATCGTCGTGAATTTTTGAAATTAACCTCCCTGGCAGTTGCCGGAAGTATGCTGCCATTAAGTGCTTGTTCAAGCCAGAAGGAACTTGCTGTTGCTGCCGGAGTGGCCGGCGTTGATCCCGGGTACAAATTGAAAGTTGGCCTGATTGGTTGCGGGGGACGCGGGACCGGCGCTGCAAATCAGGCGCTGAACGCCGATTCTAATGTAGAGCTTATCGCCATGGGAGATATTTTTGAGGATAAGATGACCCAGTCACTACAGATCCTCAATCAGATTCACTCAGACAAAGTAAACGTACCGGAAGAGAGCCGGTTTTTGGGGTTTGACGCCTATCAAAAAGTGTTGGATTCTGGAGTGGATGTGGTAATACTTGCCACGCCGCCAACATTCCGGCCTTTGCATCTTGAAGCATCCGTAAATGCCGGAGTTCACATTTTTTGTGAAAAGCCGGTTGCTGTAGATGCACATGGTTATCACAGAATTATAGATGCCGTAAAAATTGCAGAACAAAAAAATCTAAACCTTGTTTCTGGATTTTGCTGGAGATATCACAATCCCAAAAGAGCGTTTTTCAACAGGGTTCAGAATGGCCAATTGGGCGATATCACTTCGATTTACTCCACATATAACACCGGCGAACTGTGGTCATTTGATCGGCAACCGGAATGGTCTGATGCCGAATATCAGCTTCGTAATTGGCTATATTATAACTGGATTTCAGGCGATCATATCGTAGAACAGGCTATACACAGTGTTGATTTTATGATGTGGGCCATGAATGATGAACTTCCGGTAAGTGCAATGGGCACAGGAGGAAGACAGGTTCGTACAGACGAGAAGTTTGGAAATATTTATGATCACTTTGCAATTACGTATGAATATGGAAGTGGGGTGAAGGGATTTCATTTTTGCCGTCAGCAGGAAGGCTGTGAGAATAGTTATCACGCTGAAGTGTTTGGTACGAAAGGCCGGGGAGTAGCAAGTGTCACCCGAGGCGAACACTTTATCGAAGGAAATAATGATTGGACGTACGAAGGTGAGGACAATGACATGTACCAAGCCGAACATGATGCTCTTTTCGCTGCTATTCGATCCGGCCAAACCATTAACCAGGGAACGGAGCTTGCCAACAGTACAATGGTGGGTATTATGGGACGAATGGCTGCTTACACCGGTAAACGGGTAACGTGGGAACAGGCGATAAATTCCGATCAACGGTTATCGCATGATATTACAAGCTGGAATCATTTTCCGGAAGTGAAAAAAGTTGCCATGCCGGGACAAACTCCGTTAGCATAAAGCTAAAAATTCTTCCGGAAAAAGGGATTTCCTATTCCAGCGAAGTAAGCGCAATAACTTTACAAATGAAAAGAAAAGACTTCCTGAAATTCGGGACTTTGGGATTGGCATCTCTTACTCCGGGTGCGGGGCTGTTTAATCCTGAAAAGCAGATGAAAATCAATCAGAATTTATCTTCAAACGGTTCTCTGAAAAAGGGATACATGCTTGAAACGTTTCCTTCCGGGGAGAACTATTCGATTCTCGAAAAGTTCAAAATGTTAAAAACGGCCGGATTTCATGGGGTTGAACCGCCCAGCGGTCTGGATCGTGCAGAGGTTTTGGAAGCAAAAGCCGAAACCGGATTGGACATTCCGAGTGTAGTTGTTTCAACACATTGGAGTTCTCCCTTGACCAGTCCCGATGAGTCCGTTCGGAAAATTGGCCTGAAAGGACTTGAAACAGCGCTTTATGATGCGGATGAATTTGACGCTTCAACAATTCTTCTCGTTCCCGGAATTGTGAATAATGAGGTTTCTTATAAGGATGTCTATTCAAGATCGCAGGAACAAATCCGGAAAATACTGCCTCTTGCCGAAGAGCTTGAAATTGTTATTGCAATTGAAAATGTATGGAATCATTTTTTAATGAGTCCATTGGAAGCTACTACGTATGTGGATGAGTTTGATTCACCCTGGCTGGGATGGTATTTTGATATCGGCAACATCATAAATTATGGCTGGCCCAGCCATTGGATTGAGATTCTGGCTGATCGTATTGCAATGATACACATCAAAGAGTTCAGCCGACAAAAAAGAGATGACGAAGGGTTGTGGAGCGGTTTTCGTGTAAACTACCTGGAAGGGGATAACGACTGGCCTAAAATTATGCAGGCATTACGTGAGGTTGGATACAGTGGATACGGAATTGCAGAGCCCGCTTATCGCCCCGAAAACATATCTCCTGAAGTATTTCTGAGTGAATATGTCTCGCAAAGGATGGATGAGATTTTCCACCACTTCCAGTGATCCATTCATATAACTTTTTCTACATAAAAGTAGATGAGTTTAAGCGCTGAATATCTACTATTCGCGCAAGATTATATATTCTTCACGTGATTTTTTGCCATTATTTTCCCGAAATATTCTCAATATGCTGAAATATAAAATATGAAAGCGCTTTTTTGATGGTTATGAGTCTTCTACAGGATCCGTCAAGAAATACGATTAGTTTTATTTAAATCATTTCGATCCTGAGGATAATTTAGTATCGTTCATCTTATGAATTTGTTTTAACAAGATTCTTTAACCACTACCCAATATGATTTTTGCTATTTCGTGTTGTTGTTGCTGTTGCTCAAAAAGTTTGTGCAGCCTGATGTAAACGGGTAGTGGGGAGTTAAAAATTTGATCGATAAGTATGATAACCCGCCGCCTGTACAGGATGCGGGTTTTTTTATGCTTATAAATCGATGTTGAAGTAGAAAATAAAGGCGCTTGGCCAACGAATAAAACGTTTTATGAACCGACAGGAAAAGCAAGTACTAACAGATAGGAAGTTTGAGATTGAAAATTTGTCCGACCTGAATCATCAGTTTGAATATCAGTCGCCGGATGATTTGCTTCTTTGGGGGGCAGAACACTTTGGGAATACCATTGTATTGGGAACCGGTTTTGGCCCTTCGGGCGTGGTTTTGATTCACAAAATCACGAAGCTCCAACTGCCGATTAAAATCTTTTGCCTGGACACAAACCTGCTGTTTAAAGAAACCTACTCATTGTGGGATAAGATTGAGGATCGGTTTGATATTCGGATTGAGTCCGTTTCACCCATTCTGACACTTGAAGGACAGGCCAAACGTCACAAAGAAGAACTTTGGAAAACAGATCCCGACAAATGCTGCTATCTTCGGAAAGTACTGCCGCTTCAAAAATACCTGAGTAATAAGAAAGCCTGGATTACCGGGTTGCGGCGTTCGCAATCAGAGATGCGGAAAGATGTCGGCAAAATTGAGTGGGATCCGGGAAACAAAGTCTACAAACTAAACCCGCTTGCCACGTGGACTCAGGAAGAAGTTTGGGAGTATATCGAAAAAAATGACCTTCCTTATAACCCGCTTCATGATGAAGGGTATCCAAGCATTGGATGCATTCCCTGTACGGAACCTTCTACCGATCAAAGTGAGAGATCGGGCAGATGGAAAAATCTTGAGAAAACCGAGTGTGGAATTCATCTTCCCAGTTTGAAGAACAAGCTGAAATAGAGAGTTCTTGTTACTATTCCTGCTCATTTAGATTCACTCTATTGCTTATAACTCGTATTATTTTTGGAGAGAGTTTGTCAAAAATAAATTTTTAGTCTAAACTAAAAATTTATACTTTTCTAAAAAGAAGAAAGTATAAAACATAAATTTCAGATCAAGTGACATATGGAAATTGAAGCTATCAAAATGTGGTTTTTCGATTTAAGTCCGGTCATGCAGGCACTTATGGGCGGATTATTTACCTGGTTTCTAACAGCACTAGGGGCCGCCCTGGTTTTCTTTACAAAAAATGTAGGCTACAAATTATTAGACACCATGCTCGGCTTTGCCGCCGGAGTCATGATTGCCGCGAGTGTGTGGTCGTTAATCATTCCATCCCTGGATATGGCTGAGGGGCAAGGATATATACCATGGATACCGGCTGTTATTGGATTTATGGGAGGGGCACTTTTCTTAAGAATTTGTGATGCTTATTTACCCCACCTTCATTTAGGTCAGCCCAAACAGGAAGCCGAAGGTGTACAAACAACCTGGCGGCGAACAACCCTTCTTGTGCTTGCTATCACTTTGCATAATATTCCTGAAGGATTGGCCGTAGGCGTTCTTTTTGGTGCAGCAGCCAGTGGAATTGATCCCACAAGTACGGCCAGTGTTGCTGGCGCTGTAGCATTGGCAATTGGTATAGGTATACAGAATTTTCCCGAAGGTATGGCAGTATCCATTCCGTTAAGAAGGGAAGGCGTTAGCATAGGGAGAAGTTTTAATTATGGCCAGATGTCAGGAATTGTTGAACCGATTTCTGCTGTAATTGGTGCGGCAGCTGTTATTATGGTTCAGCCCATTTTGCCATATGCCCTGGCATTTGCAGCCGGAGCAATGATGTTTGTAGTGGTTGAAGAACTTGTTCCCGAATCGCAGCAACATGGGCACACAGATTTGGCAACTCTCGGTACTATGATCGGATTTTGTACCATG
It encodes:
- a CDS encoding DUF305 domain-containing protein is translated as MDQIVGVSKSIFELYLSKHTFTLLFCSIVFSIVSCTSTGQLSESASTSHTSFKPEKTETEERLEEVYWAKVESAKMNFTQADVDFMVGMIAHHSQALIMSDLAPKNEAGSMVQTLAARIINAQKDEIASMQRWLRERNQPVPKVHIDGLTLTITMESPEGQSSGHEHMEHSHSAHAGPDHSGMPGMLTQDQLNELAGLNGDAFDQAFLTYMISHHEGGVTMVKELFNTDGAALDHQAFRLASDIQVDQTTEIERMELMLQNMKGS
- a CDS encoding LVIVD repeat-containing protein; amino-acid sequence: MNKKISFVNFLMKVCTVKKLSILIMITAFAGLISCSTSENAQQRNQSTIPQLSEAPRPVPDPRVGLQAGVFDAEEAIWNLRKMSSTPPTEDFLGAVNSDLAFKGNYVIQGNYNGFMVWDLTNPEDPQLVVDYLCPASQSDVSVYEDLLFVSGEGLGGRLDCGSEGVPETVSEVRLRGIRIFDISDIKNPKYISNVQTCRGSHTHSVLKDPDDNENVYVYVSGSAMVRPEEELPGCSDLLPEDDPNSALFRIEVIQVPLSNPEEAAIVNSPRIFEDLEAAPSHGLAPADLEEIEQAKADGKFVGHFYGRERIISGRFITELLNEIVEERGGNGDPTAADSSALRENLQEMLDERMAERSTGEDDRGPNQCHDITLYPEIGLAGGACEGYGLLLDISDPVKPVRVDAVADSNFAYWHSATFNNDGSKVLFTDEWGGGTQPKCRATDPMEWGANAIFTVEKDSMNFKSYYKMPAAQTPQENCVAHNGSLIPIPGRDIMVQSWYQGGVSIFDWTDPENPIEIAYHDRGPVHAEQPVLAGSWSVYWYNGMIVSSEIARGLDIFELTPSDFLTENEIAAANTVKLTYLNAQGQPKYVWPPTFELMHAYLDQLQREREHDLDFIESIRDGLDKAEEANGSEKALLLNQLARQLEVEANGSTHKSKTRVLARTMKTMSSKI
- a CDS encoding Gfo/Idh/MocA family protein, which encodes MKEHNRREFLKLTSLAVAGSMLPLSACSSQKELAVAAGVAGVDPGYKLKVGLIGCGGRGTGAANQALNADSNVELIAMGDIFEDKMTQSLQILNQIHSDKVNVPEESRFLGFDAYQKVLDSGVDVVILATPPTFRPLHLEASVNAGVHIFCEKPVAVDAHGYHRIIDAVKIAEQKNLNLVSGFCWRYHNPKRAFFNRVQNGQLGDITSIYSTYNTGELWSFDRQPEWSDAEYQLRNWLYYNWISGDHIVEQAIHSVDFMMWAMNDELPVSAMGTGGRQVRTDEKFGNIYDHFAITYEYGSGVKGFHFCRQQEGCENSYHAEVFGTKGRGVASVTRGEHFIEGNNDWTYEGEDNDMYQAEHDALFAAIRSGQTINQGTELANSTMVGIMGRMAAYTGKRVTWEQAINSDQRLSHDITSWNHFPEVKKVAMPGQTPLA
- a CDS encoding sugar phosphate isomerase/epimerase family protein, which translates into the protein MKRKDFLKFGTLGLASLTPGAGLFNPEKQMKINQNLSSNGSLKKGYMLETFPSGENYSILEKFKMLKTAGFHGVEPPSGLDRAEVLEAKAETGLDIPSVVVSTHWSSPLTSPDESVRKIGLKGLETALYDADEFDASTILLVPGIVNNEVSYKDVYSRSQEQIRKILPLAEELEIVIAIENVWNHFLMSPLEATTYVDEFDSPWLGWYFDIGNIINYGWPSHWIEILADRIAMIHIKEFSRQKRDDEGLWSGFRVNYLEGDNDWPKIMQALREVGYSGYGIAEPAYRPENISPEVFLSEYVSQRMDEIFHHFQ
- a CDS encoding phosphoadenylyl-sulfate reductase → MNRQEKQVLTDRKFEIENLSDLNHQFEYQSPDDLLLWGAEHFGNTIVLGTGFGPSGVVLIHKITKLQLPIKIFCLDTNLLFKETYSLWDKIEDRFDIRIESVSPILTLEGQAKRHKEELWKTDPDKCCYLRKVLPLQKYLSNKKAWITGLRRSQSEMRKDVGKIEWDPGNKVYKLNPLATWTQEEVWEYIEKNDLPYNPLHDEGYPSIGCIPCTEPSTDQSERSGRWKNLEKTECGIHLPSLKNKLK
- a CDS encoding ZIP family metal transporter, producing the protein MEIEAIKMWFFDLSPVMQALMGGLFTWFLTALGAALVFFTKNVGYKLLDTMLGFAAGVMIAASVWSLIIPSLDMAEGQGYIPWIPAVIGFMGGALFLRICDAYLPHLHLGQPKQEAEGVQTTWRRTTLLVLAITLHNIPEGLAVGVLFGAAASGIDPTSTASVAGAVALAIGIGIQNFPEGMAVSIPLRREGVSIGRSFNYGQMSGIVEPISAVIGAAAVIMVQPILPYALAFAAGAMMFVVVEELVPESQQHGHTDLATLGTMIGFCTMMVLDVALG